The Serinus canaria isolate serCan28SL12 chromosome 23, serCan2020, whole genome shotgun sequence genome has a window encoding:
- the OSCP1 gene encoding protein OSCP1 isoform X1: MSARTLPLLFLNLGGEMLYILDQRLRAQSIPGEKARKVMNDIISTMFNRKFMEELFKPQDLYSKKALRTVYDRLAHASIMRLNQASMDKLYDLMTMAFKYQVLLCPRPRDILLVTFNHLDAIKDFISDSPGILNQVDETFRRLIETYNPLSDGEFQLIRQTLLIFFQDMHIRVSIFLKDKVQNSNGHFVLPISGPVPWGTEVPGLIRIFNHKGVEVKRAEFTTAGNYVTPQREGSFELYGDRVLKLGTNMYSVTRSVETHMSGSSKNLVSQAKENIAPNPLAKEELNFLARLLGGLDIQKPAGGESGFRLNLFTTDEEEEHAAQTRPEELSYKVINIEATQEPARRAELSRILGELDVAEPRPGSAEKGEDLLALMDGL; the protein is encoded by the exons ATGTCGGCGCGGACGCTGCCGCTGCTGTTCCTCAACCTGGGTGGGGAGATGCTTTACATCCTGGACCAGCGGCTGCGCGCCCAGAGCATCCCCGGAGAGAAGGCGCGCAAAG TTATGAACGACATCATCAGCACCATGTTCAACAGGAAGTTCATGGAGGAGCTGTTCAAGCCCCAGGATCTGTACTCCAAGAAAGCACTGCGCACTGTGTACGACCGGCTGGCCCACGCCTCCATCATGAGACTCAACCAGGCCAGCATGGACAAG CTCTACGACCTCATGACCATGGCCTTCAAATACcaagtgctgctgtgccctcgGCCCAGGGACATTCTGCTGGTCACCTTCAACCACCTGGATGCCATCAAGGATTTCATCTCTGACTCCCCTGGCATTCTGAACCAGGTGGATGAGACCTTCCGGAGGCTGATCGAG accTACAACCCTCTCTCTGATGGTGAATTCCAGCTCATCAGGCAAacacttctcattttcttccaggACATGCACATCAGG GTCTCCATCTTCCTGAAGGATAAAGTGCAAAACTCCAACGGTCACTTCGTGCTGCCAATCTCAGGGCCTGTCCCCTGGGGCACAGAGGTGCCAGGGCTCATCAG GATATTCAATCACAAAGGAGTGGAAGTTAAAAGGGCTGAGTTCACCACTGCTGGGAATTATGTTACTCCACAAAGGGAAGGATCTTTTGAGCTTTATGGAGACAGAGTCCTCAAGCTTGGAACAAATAT GTACAGCGTGACCCGGTCAGTGGAGACACACATGTCAGGATCATCCAAAAACCTGGTATCCCAGGCAAAG GAGAACATAGCCCCCAACCCTCTTGCTAAAGAAGAGCTGAACTTTttggccaggctgctgggaggttTGGACATCCAGAAACCTGCTGGTGGCGAGTCGGGATTTCGGCTGAATTTGTTCACCACCGACGAGGAGGAAGA ACACGCTGCACAGACCAGACCAGAGGAGTTGTCCTACAAGGTTATCAACATTGAAGCCACACAG GAGCCGGCGCGGCGGGCGGAGCTGTCCCGCATCCTGGGCGAGCTGGATGTGGCGGAGCCGCGCCCGGGCAGCGCCGAGAAGGGCGAGGACCTGCTGGCACTGATGGACGGGCTCTGA
- the MRPS15 gene encoding 28S ribosomal protein S15, mitochondrial isoform X2, whose amino-acid sequence MLALLGRGLAGPARAGAAVLGRAQPGCSPVLQAARGYARSVTKNRKDIPSHLDDLPPTMLKKDYANLPIMNSVDDVVKRLLSLEMASQREKLKVKTQQLVEKVRRSPNDNGSFEVQVAILTAKIRTLEEHLQRHPKDKRNRRFMLMGLDRRRKMLGYLRRVNYSTFENTCTQLGIQYSPPQPYARRLTKRWMVKKALCIKVFQEKQKLQAAERLRKRREWQARAKAAREQQEKQVQEKQAQEGTPV is encoded by the exons ATGCTGGCGCTGCTGGGCCGCGGCCTGGCCGGGCCCGcccgcgccggggccgccgtgctgggcagggcacagcctg GCTGCAGTCCTGTGCTCCAGGCAGCCAGGGGCTATGCCAGATCTGTGACCAAGAACAGGAAAG acaTCCCCAGCCATCTGGATGACCTTCCTCCCACCATGCTGAAGAAGGATTATGCCAATCTCCCTATCATGAACAG CGTGGATGATGTGGTGAAACggctgctgtccctggaaaTGGCAAGTCAG AGGGAGAAGTTGAAGGTAAAGACACAGCAGCTGGTGGAGAAGGTCAGGAGGTCTCCCAATGACAATGGCTCCTTTGAGGTGCAAG TTGCTATTTTGACTGCCAAGATTCGCACGCTCGAGGAGCACCTCCAGAGGCACCCCAAG GACAAAAGGAACCGCAGGTTCATGCTGATGGGTCtggacaggaggaggaagatgctGGGCTACCTGCGCCGGGTCAACTACAGCACCTTTGAGAACACCTGCACCCAGCTGGGCATCCAGTACAGCCCCCCCCAGCCCTATGCCCGCCGCCTCACCAAGCGCTGGATGGTCAAGAAGGCTTTGTGCATCAAG GTGTTCcaggagaagcagaagctgCAAGCAGCTGAGAGactgaggaagaggagagagtgGCAGGCGAGAGCAAAGGCTGCACGGgaacagcaggagaagcaggtgcaggagaagcaggcacaggaggggaCACCTGTGtag
- the CSF3R gene encoding granulocyte colony-stimulating factor receptor isoform X1, whose amino-acid sequence MARRGAGTPFLRQLSLLLLLPLGGTLGCALVTVSPPIVPLGSAVRASCTIQRELCQGLEPGRVRISWMLGNKPVAGSQRQGPGGTEVSNLTLPRFNHTQARLFCCVEWNGTKQRVGMAEIRAGYPPAKPLNLSCVLNLGDYGLTCQWQQGTDSHLPTSVVLKCTGSRAQAVTGCTPRGGRSHCTVPRRLLQLYRQMEIWVSATNALGTAESEHLRIDPMDVAKLDPPTLQSIQSIPFQTDCIALAWDVAWGTEHMELQCELRYRAPEDPAWALVTGIMGQAGTAQRCGFLFGTLYRFQMRCRRSSASALASWSEWSPGRNYTTHEKAPTGKLDAWWGAQPAGAGGRLEVQLRWKAPQQREANGRVLGYRVSLSPRRRGRDPPTICNTTHTQCNFSVPAATRRVYLSAYNAAGESAPTEVILLERTGQPLAGLRAVPGGERSLWVHWDAPLAPVTAYILEWQRVAAEPGHCSACWQMEHDGAATTALIQDGIEPFQRYNISLYSLYEGTVGVPVHTTAYSQQKAPSHAPKLHLKRISKSEAELCWEPLPVEVQNGFITSYTIFWASSITNVASATVNPSLSSFAIRGLKPSTLYKVHIMASTAAGSTNGTSLTLVTTVLDDTEIQFLFLSLGLVFVGLMVLLICFQKNERMKEQLWPSVPDPANSSLGKWVPTAVPQEPLQLLAAREPGPAAISTVTVLEGEPGKQPGKEHPALAAAPPALPRPYVRQEGPGEPVQYARVGGAGYRGQRLLPEPAPRFYENLRGRGDGGGGGDWAFLEEPPATFPLLQGLRLGGAEELHECRAD is encoded by the exons ATGGCCAGGCGCGGTGCTGGGACGCCCTTCCTGcggcagctctccctgctcctgctgctccccctgggCG GGACACTGGGCTGCGCCTTGGTAACTGTGAGCCCCCCCATTGTGCCCCTGGGCTCGGCTGTCAGGGCATCCTGCACCATCCAGAGAGAGCTCTGCCAAGGCTTGGAGCCGGGGAGGGTCCGGATCAGCTGGATGCTGGGCAACAAGCCTGTGGCTGGGAGCCAGCGCCAGGGTCCAGGGGGCACAGAGGTGTCCAACCTCACCCTGCCCCGCTTCAACCACACCCAGGCCAGGCTGTTCTGCTGTGTGGAGTGGAATGGGACCAAGCAACGCGTTGGCATGGCCGAGATCAGGGCAGGCT ACCCTCCTGCGAAGCCCCTCAACCTCAGCTGCGTCCTGAACCTCGGTGACTATGGGCTGACGTGCCAATGGCAGCAGGGAACCGACAGCCACCTCCCCACCAGCGTCGTGCTGAAATGCACGGG gagcagagcccaggcagtgACGGGCTGCACCCCACGAGGAGGGCGCAGCCACTGCACGGTGCCACGCCGGCTGCTGCAGCTGTACCGGCAAATGGAGATCTGGGTGTCTGCCACCAACGCCCTGGGCACGGCCGAGTCCGAGCACCTCCGCATCGACCCCATGGACGTGG CCAAGCTGGACCCCCCAACCCTGCAGAGCATCCAGTCCATCCCCTTCCAGACCGACTGCATTGCCCTGGCCTGGGATGTGGCGTGGGGCACAGAGCACATggagctgcagtgtgagctgcGCTACCGGGCACCCGAGGACCCTGCCTGGGCCCtg GTCACCGGCATCATGGGCCAGGCAGGCACGGCGCAGCGCTGCGGTTTCCTCTTCGGCACGCTGTACCGCTTCCAGATGCGCTGCCGGCGCAGCTCAGCCTCGGCACTGGCCTCCTGGAGCGAGTGGAGCCCGGGCAGGAACTACACCACCCATGAGAAGG CCCCCACAGGGAAGCTGGACGCGTGGTGGGGGGCTCAgccggccggggccggggggcggcTGGAGGTGCAGCTGCGCTGGAAG GCCCCACAGCAGCGGGAGGCCAACGGGCGAGTGCTGGGCTACCGCGTGAGCCTGAGCCCCCGAAGGAGGGGCAGGGACCCCCCCACCATCTGCAACACCACCCACACCCAGTGCAACTTCTCGGTGCCGGCGGCAACCAGGAGGGTCTATCTGTCAGCCTACAACGCCGCCGGCGAGTCAGCACCGACAGAGGTGATCCTCCTGGAGAGGACAG GTCAGCCCCTGGCCGGGCTGCGGGCTGTGCCCGGGGGCGAGCGCAGCCTCTGGGTGCACTGGGATGCACCGCTGGCCCCAGTGACTGCCTACATCCTGGAGTGGCAGCgggtggcagcagagcctgggcactgcagcgCGTGTTGGCAGATGGAGCATGACGGGGCAGCCACCACAGCCCTTATCCAGG ATGGCATCGAGCCTTTCCAGCGCTACAACATCTCACTGTACTCCCTCTATGAGGGCACTGTTGGGGTGCCCGTCCACACCACAGCCTACTCCCAGCAGAAGG CACCATCCCATGCCCCCAAGCTTCACCTGAAGAGGATCAGCAAGTCAGAGGCcgagctgtgctgggagccactGCCTGTGGAGGTGCAGAATGGCTTCATCACCAGCTACACCATCTTCTGGGCCAGCAGCATCACCAACGTGGCCA gtgccactgTGAatccttccctcagctcctttGCCATCCGGGGGCTGAAGCCATCGACCCTGTACAAGGTGCACATCATGGCATCCAcggctgctggcagcaccaaCGGCACCAGCCTGACCCTGGTGACCACAGTGCTGG ATGACACCGAGATCCAGTTCCTCTtcctgagcctggggctggtCTTTGTCGGGCTGATGGTGCTGCTCATCTGCTTCCAGAAGAACGAGCG gatgaaggagcagctctggcccagCGTCCCTGACCCTGCCAACAGCAGCCTGGGCAAGTGGGTGCCGACAGCGGTGCCGCAG GAGCCGCTCCAGCTCCTCGCCGCAAGGGAGCCCGGCCCTGCCGCCATCTCCACGGTCACTGTGCTGGAAGGGGAACCGGGCAAGCAGCCGGGCAAGGAGCACCCCGCCCTGGCCGCCGCCCCCCCGGCGCTGCCGCGGCCCTACGTGCGGCAGGAGGGTCCCGGGGAGCCGGTGCAGTACGCGCGGGTGGGCGGCGCGGGGTACCGGGGGCAGCGGCTGCTCCCCGAGCCCGCTCCCCGCTTCTACGAGAATCTGCGGGGCCGCGGGgacggcggcggcgggggggaCTGGGCGTTCCTGGAGGAGCCCCCCGCCACCTTCCCGCTGCTGCAGGGGCTCCGCCTCGGCGGGGCCGAGGAGCTGCACGAGTGCCGGGCGGACTAG
- the MRPS15 gene encoding 28S ribosomal protein S15, mitochondrial isoform X1 yields MGTGTGTGTETGPGRGRDRDGDGDGWGWGWDRDGDRTGIGTGTRTRTRTRTGTGCSPVLQAARGYARSVTKNRKDIPSHLDDLPPTMLKKDYANLPIMNSVDDVVKRLLSLEMASQREKLKVKTQQLVEKVRRSPNDNGSFEVQVAILTAKIRTLEEHLQRHPKDKRNRRFMLMGLDRRRKMLGYLRRVNYSTFENTCTQLGIQYSPPQPYARRLTKRWMVKKALCIKVFQEKQKLQAAERLRKRREWQARAKAAREQQEKQVQEKQAQEGTPV; encoded by the exons atggggacagggacgggaACCGGGACCGAGACCGGACCAGGACGGGGACGGGACCGAGACggggatggagatggatggggatggggatgggacCGAGAcggggacaggacagggatcGGGACCGGGACGAGGAcgaggacaaggacaaggacgGGGACAG GCTGCAGTCCTGTGCTCCAGGCAGCCAGGGGCTATGCCAGATCTGTGACCAAGAACAGGAAAG acaTCCCCAGCCATCTGGATGACCTTCCTCCCACCATGCTGAAGAAGGATTATGCCAATCTCCCTATCATGAACAG CGTGGATGATGTGGTGAAACggctgctgtccctggaaaTGGCAAGTCAG AGGGAGAAGTTGAAGGTAAAGACACAGCAGCTGGTGGAGAAGGTCAGGAGGTCTCCCAATGACAATGGCTCCTTTGAGGTGCAAG TTGCTATTTTGACTGCCAAGATTCGCACGCTCGAGGAGCACCTCCAGAGGCACCCCAAG GACAAAAGGAACCGCAGGTTCATGCTGATGGGTCtggacaggaggaggaagatgctGGGCTACCTGCGCCGGGTCAACTACAGCACCTTTGAGAACACCTGCACCCAGCTGGGCATCCAGTACAGCCCCCCCCAGCCCTATGCCCGCCGCCTCACCAAGCGCTGGATGGTCAAGAAGGCTTTGTGCATCAAG GTGTTCcaggagaagcagaagctgCAAGCAGCTGAGAGactgaggaagaggagagagtgGCAGGCGAGAGCAAAGGCTGCACGGgaacagcaggagaagcaggtgcaggagaagcaggcacaggaggggaCACCTGTGtag
- the OSCP1 gene encoding protein OSCP1 isoform X2, protein MSARTLPLLFLNLGGEMLYILDQRLRAQSIPGEKARKVMNDIISTMFNRKFMEELFKPQDLYSKKALRTVYDRLAHASIMRLNQASMDKLYDLMTMAFKYQVLLCPRPRDILLVTFNHLDAIKDFISDSPGILNQVDETFRRLIETYNPLSDGEFQLIRQTLLIFFQDMHIRVSIFLKDKVQNSNGHFVLPISGPVPWGTEVPGLIRIFNHKGVEVKRAEFTTAGNYVTPQREGSFELYGDRVLKLGTNMYSVTRSVETHMSGSSKNLVSQAKAAGRFGHPETCWWRVGISAEFVHHRRGGRTRCTDQTRGVVLQGYQH, encoded by the exons ATGTCGGCGCGGACGCTGCCGCTGCTGTTCCTCAACCTGGGTGGGGAGATGCTTTACATCCTGGACCAGCGGCTGCGCGCCCAGAGCATCCCCGGAGAGAAGGCGCGCAAAG TTATGAACGACATCATCAGCACCATGTTCAACAGGAAGTTCATGGAGGAGCTGTTCAAGCCCCAGGATCTGTACTCCAAGAAAGCACTGCGCACTGTGTACGACCGGCTGGCCCACGCCTCCATCATGAGACTCAACCAGGCCAGCATGGACAAG CTCTACGACCTCATGACCATGGCCTTCAAATACcaagtgctgctgtgccctcgGCCCAGGGACATTCTGCTGGTCACCTTCAACCACCTGGATGCCATCAAGGATTTCATCTCTGACTCCCCTGGCATTCTGAACCAGGTGGATGAGACCTTCCGGAGGCTGATCGAG accTACAACCCTCTCTCTGATGGTGAATTCCAGCTCATCAGGCAAacacttctcattttcttccaggACATGCACATCAGG GTCTCCATCTTCCTGAAGGATAAAGTGCAAAACTCCAACGGTCACTTCGTGCTGCCAATCTCAGGGCCTGTCCCCTGGGGCACAGAGGTGCCAGGGCTCATCAG GATATTCAATCACAAAGGAGTGGAAGTTAAAAGGGCTGAGTTCACCACTGCTGGGAATTATGTTACTCCACAAAGGGAAGGATCTTTTGAGCTTTATGGAGACAGAGTCCTCAAGCTTGGAACAAATAT GTACAGCGTGACCCGGTCAGTGGAGACACACATGTCAGGATCATCCAAAAACCTGGTATCCCAGGCAAAG gctgctgggaggttTGGACATCCAGAAACCTGCTGGTGGCGAGTCGGGATTTCGGCTGAATTTGTTCACCACCGACGAGGAGGAAGA ACACGCTGCACAGACCAGACCAGAGGAGTTGTCCTACAAGGTTATCAACATTGA
- the CSF3R gene encoding granulocyte colony-stimulating factor receptor isoform X2, producing the protein MARRGAGTPFLRQLSLLLLLPLGGTLGCALVTVSPPIVPLGSAVRASCTIQRELCQGLEPGRVRISWMLGNKPVAGSQRQGPGGTEVSNLTLPRFNHTQARLFCCVEWNGTKQRVGMAEIRAGYPPAKPLNLSCVLNLGDYGLTCQWQQGTDSHLPTSVVLKCTGSRAQAVTGCTPRGGRSHCTVPRRLLQLYRQMEIWVSATNALGTAESEHLRIDPMDVAKLDPPTLQSIQSIPFQTDCIALAWDVAWGTEHMELQCELRYRAPEDPAWALVTGIMGQAGTAQRCGFLFGTLYRFQMRCRRSSASALASWSEWSPGRNYTTHEKAPTGKLDAWWGAQPAGAGGRLEVQLRWKAPQQREANGRVLGYRVSLSPRRRGRDPPTICNTTHTQCNFSVPAATRRVYLSAYNAAGESAPTEVILLERTDGIEPFQRYNISLYSLYEGTVGVPVHTTAYSQQKAPSHAPKLHLKRISKSEAELCWEPLPVEVQNGFITSYTIFWASSITNVASATVNPSLSSFAIRGLKPSTLYKVHIMASTAAGSTNGTSLTLVTTVLDDTEIQFLFLSLGLVFVGLMVLLICFQKNERMKEQLWPSVPDPANSSLGKWVPTAVPQEPLQLLAAREPGPAAISTVTVLEGEPGKQPGKEHPALAAAPPALPRPYVRQEGPGEPVQYARVGGAGYRGQRLLPEPAPRFYENLRGRGDGGGGGDWAFLEEPPATFPLLQGLRLGGAEELHECRAD; encoded by the exons ATGGCCAGGCGCGGTGCTGGGACGCCCTTCCTGcggcagctctccctgctcctgctgctccccctgggCG GGACACTGGGCTGCGCCTTGGTAACTGTGAGCCCCCCCATTGTGCCCCTGGGCTCGGCTGTCAGGGCATCCTGCACCATCCAGAGAGAGCTCTGCCAAGGCTTGGAGCCGGGGAGGGTCCGGATCAGCTGGATGCTGGGCAACAAGCCTGTGGCTGGGAGCCAGCGCCAGGGTCCAGGGGGCACAGAGGTGTCCAACCTCACCCTGCCCCGCTTCAACCACACCCAGGCCAGGCTGTTCTGCTGTGTGGAGTGGAATGGGACCAAGCAACGCGTTGGCATGGCCGAGATCAGGGCAGGCT ACCCTCCTGCGAAGCCCCTCAACCTCAGCTGCGTCCTGAACCTCGGTGACTATGGGCTGACGTGCCAATGGCAGCAGGGAACCGACAGCCACCTCCCCACCAGCGTCGTGCTGAAATGCACGGG gagcagagcccaggcagtgACGGGCTGCACCCCACGAGGAGGGCGCAGCCACTGCACGGTGCCACGCCGGCTGCTGCAGCTGTACCGGCAAATGGAGATCTGGGTGTCTGCCACCAACGCCCTGGGCACGGCCGAGTCCGAGCACCTCCGCATCGACCCCATGGACGTGG CCAAGCTGGACCCCCCAACCCTGCAGAGCATCCAGTCCATCCCCTTCCAGACCGACTGCATTGCCCTGGCCTGGGATGTGGCGTGGGGCACAGAGCACATggagctgcagtgtgagctgcGCTACCGGGCACCCGAGGACCCTGCCTGGGCCCtg GTCACCGGCATCATGGGCCAGGCAGGCACGGCGCAGCGCTGCGGTTTCCTCTTCGGCACGCTGTACCGCTTCCAGATGCGCTGCCGGCGCAGCTCAGCCTCGGCACTGGCCTCCTGGAGCGAGTGGAGCCCGGGCAGGAACTACACCACCCATGAGAAGG CCCCCACAGGGAAGCTGGACGCGTGGTGGGGGGCTCAgccggccggggccggggggcggcTGGAGGTGCAGCTGCGCTGGAAG GCCCCACAGCAGCGGGAGGCCAACGGGCGAGTGCTGGGCTACCGCGTGAGCCTGAGCCCCCGAAGGAGGGGCAGGGACCCCCCCACCATCTGCAACACCACCCACACCCAGTGCAACTTCTCGGTGCCGGCGGCAACCAGGAGGGTCTATCTGTCAGCCTACAACGCCGCCGGCGAGTCAGCACCGACAGAGGTGATCCTCCTGGAGAGGACAG ATGGCATCGAGCCTTTCCAGCGCTACAACATCTCACTGTACTCCCTCTATGAGGGCACTGTTGGGGTGCCCGTCCACACCACAGCCTACTCCCAGCAGAAGG CACCATCCCATGCCCCCAAGCTTCACCTGAAGAGGATCAGCAAGTCAGAGGCcgagctgtgctgggagccactGCCTGTGGAGGTGCAGAATGGCTTCATCACCAGCTACACCATCTTCTGGGCCAGCAGCATCACCAACGTGGCCA gtgccactgTGAatccttccctcagctcctttGCCATCCGGGGGCTGAAGCCATCGACCCTGTACAAGGTGCACATCATGGCATCCAcggctgctggcagcaccaaCGGCACCAGCCTGACCCTGGTGACCACAGTGCTGG ATGACACCGAGATCCAGTTCCTCTtcctgagcctggggctggtCTTTGTCGGGCTGATGGTGCTGCTCATCTGCTTCCAGAAGAACGAGCG gatgaaggagcagctctggcccagCGTCCCTGACCCTGCCAACAGCAGCCTGGGCAAGTGGGTGCCGACAGCGGTGCCGCAG GAGCCGCTCCAGCTCCTCGCCGCAAGGGAGCCCGGCCCTGCCGCCATCTCCACGGTCACTGTGCTGGAAGGGGAACCGGGCAAGCAGCCGGGCAAGGAGCACCCCGCCCTGGCCGCCGCCCCCCCGGCGCTGCCGCGGCCCTACGTGCGGCAGGAGGGTCCCGGGGAGCCGGTGCAGTACGCGCGGGTGGGCGGCGCGGGGTACCGGGGGCAGCGGCTGCTCCCCGAGCCCGCTCCCCGCTTCTACGAGAATCTGCGGGGCCGCGGGgacggcggcggcgggggggaCTGGGCGTTCCTGGAGGAGCCCCCCGCCACCTTCCCGCTGCTGCAGGGGCTCCGCCTCGGCGGGGCCGAGGAGCTGCACGAGTGCCGGGCGGACTAG
- the LSM10 gene encoding U7 snRNA-associated Sm-like protein LSm10, with the protein MEVSHSVKERTIAENSLVILLQGLRGRVTTVELRDESVAAGRVTSVDAFMNVRLAEVTFTDRQGAVSQLDELFVTGRNIRYVHIPNEVDIRATIEEQLQAIHRVRYFGGRDKGRSEFLHAKHK; encoded by the coding sequence ATGGAGGTGAGCCACTCAGTGAAGGAGCGCACCATCGCCGAGAACAGCCTGGTGatcctgctgcagggcctgCGCGGCCGCGTCACCACCGTGGAGCTGCGCGATGAGAGCGTGGCCGCGGGGCGCGTCACCAGCGTGGACGCCTTCATGAACGTGCGCCTGGCCGAGGTGACCTTCACAGACAGGCAGGGCGCCGTGTCCCAGCTGGACGAGCTCTTTGTGACCGGCAGAAACATCCGCTACGTGCACATCCCCAATGAGGTGGACATCAGGGCCACCATcgaggagcagctgcaggccATCCACAGGGTGCGCTACTTCGGGGGCCGAGACAAGGGCCGCAGTGAGTTCCTCCATGCCAAGCACAAGTGA